The proteins below come from a single Chelmon rostratus isolate fCheRos1 chromosome 12, fCheRos1.pri, whole genome shotgun sequence genomic window:
- the pde4ca gene encoding cAMP-specific 3',5'-cyclic phosphodiesterase 4D isoform X4: MRTPGKPWRAGQPDRARQTRKRAGVYGDESGHKLRRTKRGRAAERPRRGGFDVENGLSVGRSPLDPQASPGSGRVIQANFPHSQRRESFLYRSDSDFDLSPKGPSRNSSTASDLEESLKHWEVNWLSSRHTEDMIVTPFAQVLASLRTVRSNFAVITGQQDRTASKTRSSGSNPPSMCKTSLAEEPHQQLAIETLDELDWCLEQLETLKTRHSVSEMASNKFKRMLNRELSQLSETSRSGNQVSEFISSTFLEKQHDMDIMSPPTKDKDKKKRPMSQISGVKKATHSPSLAPSTIPRFGVNTSQEGFLARELEDINRWGIDIFKVSEYSGKRPLTVTMYSIFQERELLKSFKIPADTFITFMMTLEDHYHADVAYHNNIHAADVVQSTHVLLSTPALEAVFTDLEILAALFASAIHDVDHPGVSNQFLINTNSELALMYNDSSVLENHHLAVGFKLLQEDNCDIFQNLSKKQRQSLRKMVIDMVLATDMSKHMNLLADLKTMVETKKVTSLGVLLLDNYSDRIQVLQNMVHCADLSNPTKPLELYRQWTDRIMVEFFTQGDRERDKGMEISPMCDKQNASIEKNQVGFIDYIVHPLWETWADLVHPDAQEILDTLEDNREWYQSMIPHSPSPNPESQEEGALAGEASAVGGGSTSADKFQFELTLEEEGESDTESPPEEEEGYSGGRGPELSRTDSDSGFDAVSASTHLLTKKLTTDSGRTFSLDSDKDMAEDRETDQEGVSGVPRFRLGT, translated from the exons tTTTGACGTGGAGAATGGATTGTCAGTGGGACGTAGCCCCCTGGACCCCCAGGCCAGCCCTGGCTCTGGTCGGGTCATACAGGCCAACTTTCCCCACAGCCAGCGGCGGGAATCCTTCCTCTACCGCTCCGACTCTGACTTTGACCTTTCACCCAAAGGTCCTTCCAGAAACTCCTCCACTGCCAGTGACCT GGAAGAAAGCTTGAAGCACTGGGAAGTCAACTGGTTGTCATCTCG acacacagaagacaTGATTGTCACACCATTTGCACAG GTCCTCGCCAGCCTGAGGACAGTCCGAAGTAACTTTGCCGTCATAACCGGCCAGCAAGATCGCACAGCCAGCAA GACGCGGTCCTCAGGCAGCAACCCGCCATCCATGTGCAAGACCAGCCTCGCAG AGGAGCCTCACCAGCAGCTGGCCATAGAGACTCTAGATGAGCTGGACTGGTGTCTGGAACAGTTAGAGACACTGAAAACTCGTCACTCTGTCAGCGAGATGGCTTCCAACAAG TTCAAGAGGATGCTGAACCGAGAGCTCAGCCAGCTGTCAGAAACCAGCCGTTCAGGGAACCAGGTGTCTGAGTTCATCTCTAGCACCTTCCTCG agaaacaacatgACATGGACATCATGTCTCCCCCCACCAAGGATaaggacaagaagaagaggCCCATGTCCCAGATCAGCGGTGTGAAGAAGGCCACCCACAGCCCCAGCCTGGCTCCCTCCACCATCCCTCGCTTCGGGGTCAACACCAGCCAGGAAGGATTCCTAGCAAGG GAGTTGGAGGACATAAACAGATGGGGTATTGACATCTTTAAGGTGTCTGAGTATTCTGGGAAGCGCCCACTGACGGTCACTATGTACAGCATCTTCCAG GAACGTGAGCTGCTGAAGTCCTTCAAGATCCCAGCGGACACTTTCATCACCTTCATGATGACTTTGGAGGATCATTACCACGCAGACGTGGCCTACCACAACAACATCCACGCTGCAGACGTGGTCCAGTCCACACATGTCTTACTGTCCACACCTGCTCTGGAG GCTGTGTTTACTGATCTGGAGATCCTCGCTGCTCTATTTGCGAGCGCCATCCACGACGTGGATCACCCCGGAGTCTCCAATCAGTTTCTCATCAACACCA ACTCAGAGCTGGCCCTGATGTACAATGACTCGTCAGTGCTTGAGAACCACCACCTGGCTGTTGGCTTCAAGCTCCTGCAGGAAGACAACTGTGACATCTTTCAGAACCTCagcaaaaagcagagacagTCGCTGCGCAAAATGGTCATAGATATG GTGCTGGCCACAGATATGTCTAAACACATGAACCTACTGGCAGACCTAAAAACCATGGTGGAGACCAAGAAAGTCACCAGTCTAGGAGTCCTACTGCTGGATAACTACTCAGACCGCATACAG GTCCTTCAGAACATGGTGCACTGTGCAGACCTGAGCAACCCCACCAAGCCTCTGGAGCTGTACCGGCAGTGGACAGACCGCATCATGGTGGAGTTTTTCACCCAGggggacagggagagagatAAGGGGATGGAGATCAGCCCCATGTGTGACAAACAAAATGCCTCAATAGAGAAGAACCAG gTGGGTTTCATTGACTACATTGTTCATCCTCTGTGGGAGACATGGGCTGATCTTGTCCACCCAGATGCTCAGGAGATCCTGGACACACTGGAGGATAACAGAGAGTGGTACCAGAGCATGATCCCCCACAGCCCCTCACCCAACCCAGAGAGCCAGGAGGAGGGAGCCCTTGCTGGCGAAGCCTCAGCGGTGGGTGGAGGCTCCACTTCCGCTGACAAGTTCCAGTTCGAGCTGACCttggaagaagaaggagagtcTGATACTGAGAGCccacctgaggaagaggagggctaCAGTGGTGGCAGGGGGCCTGAACTCTCCAGAACTGATTCTGACAGCGGATTTGATGCAGTGTCGGCTTCGACTCACCTGCTCACCAAAAAGCTCACTACTGATTCAGGCAGGACGTTTTCTTTAGACTCTGACAAAGACATGgcagaagacagagaaacagaccaGGAAGGTGTCTCCGGGGTACCGCGCTTCAGACTTGGCACATAG
- the pde4ca gene encoding cAMP-specific 3',5'-cyclic phosphodiesterase 4D isoform X3 yields MSVPTNCGFCYSVERSITVRSGNIWGSPCAVNTPIDIIQKRRRFDVENGLSVGRSPLDPQASPGSGRVIQANFPHSQRRESFLYRSDSDFDLSPKGPSRNSSTASDLEESLKHWEVNWLSSRHTEDMIVTPFAQVLASLRTVRSNFAVITGQQDRTASKTRSSGSNPPSMCKTSLAEEPHQQLAIETLDELDWCLEQLETLKTRHSVSEMASNKFKRMLNRELSQLSETSRSGNQVSEFISSTFLEKQHDMDIMSPPTKDKDKKKRPMSQISGVKKATHSPSLAPSTIPRFGVNTSQEGFLARELEDINRWGIDIFKVSEYSGKRPLTVTMYSIFQERELLKSFKIPADTFITFMMTLEDHYHADVAYHNNIHAADVVQSTHVLLSTPALEAVFTDLEILAALFASAIHDVDHPGVSNQFLINTNSELALMYNDSSVLENHHLAVGFKLLQEDNCDIFQNLSKKQRQSLRKMVIDMVLATDMSKHMNLLADLKTMVETKKVTSLGVLLLDNYSDRIQVLQNMVHCADLSNPTKPLELYRQWTDRIMVEFFTQGDRERDKGMEISPMCDKQNASIEKNQVGFIDYIVHPLWETWADLVHPDAQEILDTLEDNREWYQSMIPHSPSPNPESQEEGALAGEASAVGGGSTSADKFQFELTLEEEGESDTESPPEEEEGYSGGRGPELSRTDSDSGFDAVSASTHLLTKKLTTDSGRTFSLDSDKDMAEDRETDQEGVSGVPRFRLGT; encoded by the exons tTTTGACGTGGAGAATGGATTGTCAGTGGGACGTAGCCCCCTGGACCCCCAGGCCAGCCCTGGCTCTGGTCGGGTCATACAGGCCAACTTTCCCCACAGCCAGCGGCGGGAATCCTTCCTCTACCGCTCCGACTCTGACTTTGACCTTTCACCCAAAGGTCCTTCCAGAAACTCCTCCACTGCCAGTGACCT GGAAGAAAGCTTGAAGCACTGGGAAGTCAACTGGTTGTCATCTCG acacacagaagacaTGATTGTCACACCATTTGCACAG GTCCTCGCCAGCCTGAGGACAGTCCGAAGTAACTTTGCCGTCATAACCGGCCAGCAAGATCGCACAGCCAGCAA GACGCGGTCCTCAGGCAGCAACCCGCCATCCATGTGCAAGACCAGCCTCGCAG AGGAGCCTCACCAGCAGCTGGCCATAGAGACTCTAGATGAGCTGGACTGGTGTCTGGAACAGTTAGAGACACTGAAAACTCGTCACTCTGTCAGCGAGATGGCTTCCAACAAG TTCAAGAGGATGCTGAACCGAGAGCTCAGCCAGCTGTCAGAAACCAGCCGTTCAGGGAACCAGGTGTCTGAGTTCATCTCTAGCACCTTCCTCG agaaacaacatgACATGGACATCATGTCTCCCCCCACCAAGGATaaggacaagaagaagaggCCCATGTCCCAGATCAGCGGTGTGAAGAAGGCCACCCACAGCCCCAGCCTGGCTCCCTCCACCATCCCTCGCTTCGGGGTCAACACCAGCCAGGAAGGATTCCTAGCAAGG GAGTTGGAGGACATAAACAGATGGGGTATTGACATCTTTAAGGTGTCTGAGTATTCTGGGAAGCGCCCACTGACGGTCACTATGTACAGCATCTTCCAG GAACGTGAGCTGCTGAAGTCCTTCAAGATCCCAGCGGACACTTTCATCACCTTCATGATGACTTTGGAGGATCATTACCACGCAGACGTGGCCTACCACAACAACATCCACGCTGCAGACGTGGTCCAGTCCACACATGTCTTACTGTCCACACCTGCTCTGGAG GCTGTGTTTACTGATCTGGAGATCCTCGCTGCTCTATTTGCGAGCGCCATCCACGACGTGGATCACCCCGGAGTCTCCAATCAGTTTCTCATCAACACCA ACTCAGAGCTGGCCCTGATGTACAATGACTCGTCAGTGCTTGAGAACCACCACCTGGCTGTTGGCTTCAAGCTCCTGCAGGAAGACAACTGTGACATCTTTCAGAACCTCagcaaaaagcagagacagTCGCTGCGCAAAATGGTCATAGATATG GTGCTGGCCACAGATATGTCTAAACACATGAACCTACTGGCAGACCTAAAAACCATGGTGGAGACCAAGAAAGTCACCAGTCTAGGAGTCCTACTGCTGGATAACTACTCAGACCGCATACAG GTCCTTCAGAACATGGTGCACTGTGCAGACCTGAGCAACCCCACCAAGCCTCTGGAGCTGTACCGGCAGTGGACAGACCGCATCATGGTGGAGTTTTTCACCCAGggggacagggagagagatAAGGGGATGGAGATCAGCCCCATGTGTGACAAACAAAATGCCTCAATAGAGAAGAACCAG gTGGGTTTCATTGACTACATTGTTCATCCTCTGTGGGAGACATGGGCTGATCTTGTCCACCCAGATGCTCAGGAGATCCTGGACACACTGGAGGATAACAGAGAGTGGTACCAGAGCATGATCCCCCACAGCCCCTCACCCAACCCAGAGAGCCAGGAGGAGGGAGCCCTTGCTGGCGAAGCCTCAGCGGTGGGTGGAGGCTCCACTTCCGCTGACAAGTTCCAGTTCGAGCTGACCttggaagaagaaggagagtcTGATACTGAGAGCccacctgaggaagaggagggctaCAGTGGTGGCAGGGGGCCTGAACTCTCCAGAACTGATTCTGACAGCGGATTTGATGCAGTGTCGGCTTCGACTCACCTGCTCACCAAAAAGCTCACTACTGATTCAGGCAGGACGTTTTCTTTAGACTCTGACAAAGACATGgcagaagacagagaaacagaccaGGAAGGTGTCTCCGGGGTACCGCGCTTCAGACTTGGCACATAG